A window of the Xenopus laevis strain J_2021 chromosome 9_10L, Xenopus_laevis_v10.1, whole genome shotgun sequence genome harbors these coding sequences:
- the LOC121398088 gene encoding histone H4 has product MSGRGKGGKGLGKGGAKRHRKVLRDNIQGITKPAIRRLARRGGVKRISGLIYEETRGVLKVFLENVIRDAVTYTEHAKRKTVTAMDVVYALKRQGRTLYGFGG; this is encoded by the coding sequence ATGTCTGGACGCGGCAAAGGCGGAAAGGGCTTAGGGAAAGGAGGCGCCAAGCGGCACAGGAAGGTGTTGCGGGATAACATTCAGGGCATCACTAAACCCGCCATCCGCCGCCTGGCCCGGAGAGGGGGAGTCAAGCGCATCTCGGGTCTTATCTACGAGGAGACTCGTGGCGTTCTCAAGGTTTTTCTAGAAAATGTTATTCGAGACGCTGTCACCTACACAGAACACGCCAAGAGGAAGACTGTTACCGCCATGGATGTGGTGTACGCTCTCAAGCGCCAGGGCCGCACTCTCTACGGCTTCGGAGGCTAA
- the LOC121398070 gene encoding histone H2A type 1-like, with protein MSGRGKQGGKTRAKAKTRSSRAGLQFPVGRVHRLLRKGNYAERVGAGAPVYLAAVLEYLTAEILELAGNAARDNKKTRIIPRHLQLAVRNDEELNKLLGGVTIAQGGVLPNIQSVLLPKKTESSKSAKSK; from the coding sequence ATGTCTGGCAGAGGCAAACAAGGAGGGAAAACCCGTGCCAAGGCAAAGACTCGCTCATCTCGTGCTGGGCTGCAATTCCCAGTTGGTCGTGTTCATCGTCTGTTGAGGAAAGGCAATTATGCTGAACGTGTGGGAGCCGGAGCTCCGGTCTATTTGGCTGCAGTGCTCGAGTATCTGACTGCTGAGATCCTGGAATTGGCTGGGAACGCTGCCCGAGATAACAAAAAGACCCGTATTATCCCCAGGCACCTGCAGCTCGCTGTGCGCAACGATGAGGAATTGAACAAACTGCTCGGAGGTGTGACTATCGCTCAGGGTGGAGTCCTGCCCAACATCCAGTCCGTGCTGCTGCCCAAGAAAACCGAGAGTTCAAAGTCCGCTAAGAGCAAGTGA
- the LOC121398077 gene encoding histone H2B 1.2-like, with translation MPEPAKSAPAPKKGSKKAVTKTPKKDGKKRRKSRKESYAIYVYKVMKQVHPDTGISSKAMGIMNSFVNDVFERIAGEASRLAHYNKRSTITSREIQTAVRLLLPGELAKHAVSEGTKAVTKYTSAK, from the coding sequence ATGCCTGAACCAGCAAAGTCTGCGCCAGCACCGAAGAAGGGATCCAAGAAAGCGGTGACTAAGACCCCGAAGAAAGATGGGAAGAAGCGCAGAAAGAGCAGGAAGGAGAGTTACGCCATTTACGTGTACAAGGTGATGAAGCAAGTGCACCCCGACACCGGTATTTCCTCCAAGGCCATGGGGATTATGAACTCCTTTGTCAACGATGTGTTTGAGCGCATCGCAGGGGAAGCCTCCCGCCTGGCTCATTATAACAAACGCTCCACCATCACCTCCCGGGAGATCCAGACCGCGGTCCGACTGCTGCTGCCTGGGGAACTGGCCAAACACGCCGTGTCCGAGGGCACCAAGGCTGTCACCAAGTACACCAGCGCCAAGTAA